The Syntrophus gentianae nucleotide sequence ATCGCGCGCTGAAATACCATCGTGGCCCGCATTTGTCAACCCGTTTCCATTTACCGGTTGACAAAGCACCGCTCCTCTGATAGGCGATGTCTCTCATCAAGCCACGGGAGAACATTTTCATGATACTCGATTCCACTGTAAATACACTGGCACAGAAAATCTTCGACGAGGGACCCAATGCCCTGTCCTTTGAGGAGGCCTGCGCCCTGACGAAGCTGCCGGCCCAATCCACTCCGGATCTTTTCCTGGCTGCCTGCAAAATCCGGCAACATTATCAAAATGATAACATCGTGCGCTGCTCCATCCTCAACGCCAAATCAGGGGCCTGCGCCGAAAACTGCGCGTTCTGCTCCCAGTCGGCCCATCACCGGACGGACGTGGTCAAACGGCCGCTGCTGTCCGCGGAGGACATGGTTTCGGAAGGTCTCCGGATGGATTCGGCGGGGGCGACCCGCTTCTCCATGGTCACCAGCGGCACCAAGTTGAACGAGGCCGAAATTGAAACGGTCGCCCAGGCGGCATCAACCCTTACGAAGTCAACCCCCCTCACCGTCTGCGCCTCTCTGGGGCAACTGACGGCTTCCTCCGCGGAGCGCCTGAAGACGGGCGGCGTCACCTTTTATCATCACAACCTGGAAACGGCGCGGAGCTATTTTCCCCAGATC carries:
- the bioB gene encoding biotin synthase BioB codes for the protein MILDSTVNTLAQKIFDEGPNALSFEEACALTKLPAQSTPDLFLAACKIRQHYQNDNIVRCSILNAKSGACAENCAFCSQSAHHRTDVVKRPLLSAEDMVSEGLRMDSAGATRFSMVTSGTKLNEAEIETVAQAASTLTKSTPLTVCASLGQLTASSAERLKTGGVTFYHHNLETARSYFPQICTTHDYEEDIETLRIARKAGLRLCCGGIFGLGESWEQRVEMAFTLRELDVDGIPINFLNPLPGTRMENQPLLSPMEALRVVALYRFIHPARPLLICGGREITLRDFQSWVFLAGASGMIVGNYLTTQGRDIGMDQDMIATVQEFS